A window of Clostridium botulinum BKT015925 contains these coding sequences:
- a CDS encoding biotin-dependent carboxyltransferase family protein → MGITIKSPGLLTTVQDNGRYGFRKYGVIVSGAMDEVALRVGNLLVGNNEQDAAIEVTVMGPEVQINENTVISICGGNLSPKINNCFIPMWRPIYVKAGSILSFGKCIFGTRCYISFAGSINIDKIMGSKSTYLRAEIGGYNGRKLIKNDELILDKPSYQSVKIMKSLSTQVNSNGFSYPKWSVSNSIIPKYNLNSKLRVIKGEEFNYFDDESKNAFLQEKFLITPQSDRMGYRIKGSKLKLKFPLEMISNAVALGTIQVPPDGNPIVLLADRQTTGGYPKIGEIITIDIPRIAQLKPGDNLSFEEISLVEAQKLYIKREKDIQALKTSLLLKF, encoded by the coding sequence ATGGGCATAACAATAAAATCACCGGGATTGTTAACTACTGTTCAAGATAATGGGAGATATGGATTTAGAAAATATGGAGTAATAGTAAGTGGTGCCATGGATGAAGTTGCATTAAGAGTTGGGAATTTATTAGTTGGGAATAATGAACAAGATGCGGCTATAGAAGTTACAGTAATGGGACCAGAGGTTCAAATAAATGAAAATACTGTGATTTCTATTTGTGGAGGGAATTTATCACCTAAAATAAATAATTGTTTTATTCCAATGTGGAGACCTATTTATGTAAAGGCGGGAAGTATACTGAGTTTTGGTAAGTGTATATTTGGTACAAGATGTTATATATCATTTGCAGGTTCCATTAATATTGATAAGATTATGGGAAGTAAAAGTACGTATTTGAGAGCTGAAATTGGTGGATATAATGGAAGAAAGCTTATTAAAAATGATGAATTAATATTAGATAAACCATCATATCAGAGTGTCAAAATTATGAAAAGTCTTTCAACTCAAGTTAATTCTAATGGATTTTCATATCCAAAATGGAGTGTGAGTAATTCTATTATTCCCAAATATAATTTAAATTCTAAGTTAAGAGTAATAAAAGGTGAAGAATTTAATTATTTTGATGATGAAAGTAAAAATGCATTTTTACAAGAAAAATTTTTAATAACGCCTCAGTCAGATAGAATGGGTTATAGGATTAAGGGAAGTAAGTTAAAGTTAAAATTTCCTTTAGAAATGATATCAAATGCAGTAGCGCTGGGAACCATTCAAGTACCACCTGACGGAAATCCCATAGTACTTTTAGCAGATAGGCAGACTACTGGAGGATACCCTAAAATTGGTGAAATTATAACTATAGATATACCACGTATTGCTCAATTAAAACCAGGAGATAATTTAAGTTTTGAAGAAATTTCATTGGTAGAGGCACAAAAATTGTATATAAAGAGGGAAAAAGATATACAAGCGTTAAAAACATCATTATTATTAAAATTTTAG
- a CDS encoding diguanylate cyclase, producing MELINSKYKILKSIKQDRKTSSYIVRNMVNDKIENLVIINSDYISKKLMNFLINNFIELSNIDTENIIKVFDFGLVNSIDNKSLTYKQYYYTSEYLEESYEINNLITELSYEEIIDIYIQILRGVNYLNLRGLKYEDINFKNIFLCKKHNKYKVKFKDLISIKIENLYLRGEVDGGIIFKAPEILNGEDSTIKSDIYSLGVLIYILLLLKLNMDIDLKQDVYSLINNNKYIRILPKSEMEFDNKFKEILNKMISVYPQDRFDNINEVVKEINNITGKKYKSYNYNEIEKLNFNTPIVDREYELKTIICEYKAMKEKKSENKCIFVHGETGIGKTKILKEIKRILSLEGNLVYSSFPNINNEKNKNFIEIVKKIINSCGKELEETYKSELIKFIPDLGEDKSIIPSEPLASFYEKIRVFKLSESFIKEAFKDKIGVIIIDNIDMFRKFSLELLEYIYNSKIIKNLIIIISYNEENLLNPIFFEFVDKISKNKNTTNMPLSGLSFEGTAALIEKLLGLSEYPIKFSQRIYLKTYGNPLFVEETIKNFFLNKVIYINESTGRWETDYKGNYDSLPIPHSIEQASKNEIKKIDAESYFILEFISIFNEGVSQKIIEEFMKKDGLNYSEIIRDLILKGILCKKIEDTGFIYDFYSKILKDLVYNKIDEKVEMHREVVELLIKYGDNTIENRKDIIYHLEKSYQNIRAVTYYIENANRMLILKNHREALFNLRKAIHLLPERYNDEKIRLLLQISDICMELFNFSYANRALNKAMKLISEKDNIQYKIDILNRISNVYLNKNKLEIALTKIEYVDKLLQDIDYKKGFIDSKIILANIYYKKREYEKVIKICTEGIKECDDNYIKLRVVLYNILGKSNMYLNYIDEAVKDYGKVYLDSKKINYQKGIVLAYSNLATIYLNYYQILDIAEEYLIKVKEICEKNKLLYHEVIVLQKLGQIYSERFQYEKALNIFEKALNKAKYIEYVNGIFNSISFIAILQLKLSNYEEAFKYYKIAEKYIKDNKDSLNNIYKYCLLQGTFLFNLGDLKKTKQYVIKALDIYDEEKSLLRWKAEEILIFIKLVQEHEKINLNKYIYRIKRISNRYKNHLNKLNFIYSVSIIIHELGYKNYAIKLFNYTLTDSWSSINDRIKLKELYFKGISGKGDRKLTFLYEALKLAKKLKDSIIECRIYIKLGDYYYNEEYSFSAYYYLESCEIIRKLLFNVFKNNRMQYCNFNNFIKPFKRLNLIKIIFSQDGEKDYEKNDCSVFDSKFKNEYNIHSERELIELLSFNNLISLLSNKKFMKSLNKIYNSFYSIGICHQKDIISNLTCDSLKNLKLIIQYIASKTLATEAEIVIESEGNEFITIASLTGNNIRKENKEIFQRVKKTKNSFVIFNNEINLDNFQFTSVTKEKKAIACIPVIMCYNDSSLFRSQQILKRPVINGYIYISSEKFMNNISKRSIDNCIKLVNLIAYIIDKYQLNISCSIDKLTGAYTRKYLEEKLSESIEYANFNNDKFSIIMFDLDHFKNINDTFGHQVGDKVLHSVCNTVMHNLRGEDICGRYGGEEFIAVLPGVDNKEALKIAERIRMAIEESKIIGDETLITISAGIATYPCQAQLKRELIEKADQALYMAKDLGRNRCQIWRSEFGNKVKVTSKLTGIISGNFPQDSRNVLGMIELMDIISESIKIEEKIHKILGHIIGITEAEYANLIFMDENNNIFESFGRKRLQEDWSYEYSCNEKIIEKVIQQRQGICVMDWNEAFNYDLLTVLPEWYSIMAIPITKNDIIKSILYLSVPCKIKKFSRDELNFVTILSRIITYIN from the coding sequence AAATATTATAAAGGTTTTTGATTTTGGATTAGTAAATTCTATTGATAATAAAAGTTTAACATATAAACAATATTATTATACCAGTGAATATTTAGAGGAATCCTATGAAATAAACAATTTAATAACGGAATTATCTTATGAAGAGATTATAGATATATATATTCAGATATTAAGAGGAGTAAATTATCTCAATTTAAGAGGATTAAAATATGAAGACATAAATTTTAAAAATATTTTTTTATGTAAAAAACATAACAAATATAAAGTTAAGTTTAAGGATTTAATTAGTATTAAAATAGAAAATCTATATTTGAGAGGGGAAGTGGATGGTGGAATTATATTTAAAGCACCAGAAATATTAAATGGTGAAGATTCTACAATTAAAAGTGATATATATTCTTTAGGGGTACTTATATATATATTATTATTATTAAAATTAAATATGGATATAGATTTAAAACAAGATGTTTATTCATTAATTAATAATAATAAATATATACGAATATTGCCTAAAAGTGAAATGGAATTTGATAATAAGTTTAAAGAAATATTGAATAAAATGATATCAGTATATCCGCAAGATAGATTTGATAATATAAATGAAGTGGTTAAAGAAATAAATAATATTACGGGTAAAAAATATAAATCTTATAATTATAATGAAATTGAAAAACTTAACTTTAATACTCCAATAGTTGACAGAGAATATGAATTAAAAACTATTATTTGTGAGTATAAGGCTATGAAAGAGAAAAAATCTGAAAATAAATGCATATTTGTTCATGGAGAAACTGGAATAGGAAAAACTAAAATTTTAAAGGAAATAAAAAGAATTTTAAGTTTAGAAGGAAATTTAGTATATTCAAGTTTCCCGAATATAAATAATGAAAAAAATAAAAATTTTATAGAAATAGTAAAAAAGATTATTAATTCTTGTGGTAAGGAATTGGAAGAAACCTATAAATCAGAGCTTATAAAGTTTATACCAGACCTTGGAGAAGATAAAAGCATAATACCATCAGAACCATTAGCATCATTTTACGAAAAAATAAGAGTTTTTAAGTTATCAGAAAGTTTTATTAAAGAAGCATTTAAAGATAAGATAGGTGTAATTATTATAGATAATATAGATATGTTCCGAAAGTTTTCGTTAGAACTTCTAGAATATATATATAATTCAAAGATTATAAAGAATTTAATTATAATTATATCGTATAATGAAGAAAATTTACTTAATCCTATATTTTTTGAGTTTGTTGATAAAATCAGTAAAAACAAAAATACAACCAATATGCCACTAAGTGGATTATCGTTTGAAGGTACGGCAGCTTTAATAGAAAAATTATTAGGGCTTTCAGAATATCCAATAAAATTTTCTCAAAGAATATATTTGAAAACTTATGGAAATCCTTTGTTTGTAGAAGAAACTATTAAAAATTTTTTTCTAAATAAAGTAATATATATTAATGAAAGTACTGGAAGATGGGAAACGGATTATAAGGGAAATTATGATTCTTTACCAATACCACATTCCATAGAACAAGCTTCTAAAAATGAAATAAAAAAAATAGATGCAGAATCATATTTTATACTTGAATTCATTTCAATATTCAACGAAGGGGTAAGCCAAAAAATTATAGAAGAATTTATGAAAAAAGATGGTTTGAATTATAGTGAAATTATACGAGATTTAATATTAAAAGGGATACTTTGCAAAAAAATAGAAGACACAGGATTTATATATGATTTTTATAGTAAGATTTTAAAAGATTTAGTATACAATAAAATAGATGAAAAGGTTGAAATGCATAGGGAAGTTGTTGAGCTTTTAATAAAGTATGGTGATAATACTATAGAAAATAGAAAAGATATAATATATCATTTAGAAAAATCATACCAAAATATAAGAGCAGTAACATATTATATTGAAAATGCTAATAGAATGCTTATATTAAAAAATCATAGAGAAGCATTGTTTAATTTAAGAAAAGCCATTCATTTATTACCTGAAAGATATAATGATGAAAAAATAAGGCTTTTATTACAAATATCAGATATATGCATGGAATTATTTAATTTTAGTTATGCTAATAGGGCATTAAATAAAGCAATGAAGCTTATTAGTGAAAAAGATAATATTCAATATAAAATAGATATTTTAAATAGAATTTCTAATGTATATTTAAATAAAAATAAATTAGAAATTGCATTAACTAAAATAGAATATGTAGATAAACTATTACAAGATATTGATTATAAAAAAGGGTTTATAGATAGTAAAATAATTTTAGCAAATATATATTATAAAAAAAGAGAATATGAAAAAGTTATTAAAATATGCACTGAAGGAATAAAAGAATGTGATGATAATTATATAAAATTGAGAGTAGTTTTATATAATATACTTGGAAAAAGTAATATGTATTTAAACTACATCGATGAAGCTGTAAAAGATTATGGAAAAGTGTATTTAGATAGTAAAAAAATAAATTATCAAAAGGGAATTGTACTTGCATATAGCAATTTAGCTACTATATATTTAAATTACTATCAGATTTTAGATATAGCAGAAGAATATTTAATAAAGGTAAAAGAAATTTGTGAAAAAAATAAGTTGCTTTATCATGAAGTAATAGTTTTGCAAAAGTTAGGACAAATATATAGTGAAAGATTTCAGTATGAGAAGGCATTAAATATTTTTGAAAAAGCTTTAAATAAAGCTAAATATATTGAATATGTAAATGGGATATTTAATAGTATAAGTTTTATAGCAATCTTACAACTAAAATTAAGCAATTACGAAGAAGCGTTTAAATATTATAAAATAGCTGAAAAATATATAAAAGATAATAAAGATAGTTTGAATAATATATATAAATATTGTTTGTTACAGGGTACATTTTTATTTAATTTAGGCGATTTAAAAAAAACAAAACAATATGTAATAAAAGCATTAGATATATATGATGAAGAAAAATCTTTATTAAGATGGAAAGCAGAAGAAATTTTAATTTTTATAAAGTTAGTACAAGAACATGAAAAAATTAATTTAAATAAATATATATATCGTATAAAACGAATTTCAAATAGATATAAAAATCATTTAAATAAGCTAAATTTTATATATAGTGTATCAATTATAATACATGAGTTAGGATATAAGAATTATGCTATAAAATTATTTAATTATACATTAACAGATAGTTGGAGTAGTATTAATGATAGGATAAAGCTTAAAGAATTATACTTTAAAGGAATTAGTGGAAAAGGAGATCGAAAACTTACTTTTTTATATGAAGCGTTAAAATTAGCAAAAAAACTTAAGGATAGTATAATAGAATGCCGAATATATATTAAGCTTGGAGATTATTATTATAATGAAGAATATAGTTTTAGTGCTTATTATTATTTAGAAAGCTGCGAAATAATAAGAAAATTATTATTCAATGTGTTTAAAAACAATAGGATGCAGTATTGTAATTTTAACAATTTTATAAAACCTTTTAAAAGATTAAATCTTATAAAAATAATATTTTCTCAAGATGGAGAAAAAGACTATGAAAAAAATGATTGTAGTGTATTTGATAGTAAGTTTAAAAATGAATATAATATACATTCTGAAAGAGAATTGATAGAATTATTAAGTTTTAATAATTTAATTAGCCTATTAAGTAATAAAAAATTTATGAAGAGTTTGAATAAAATTTATAATAGTTTTTATTCTATAGGTATTTGCCATCAAAAAGATATAATATCAAATTTAACATGTGATTCTCTTAAAAATCTTAAATTAATTATACAATATATAGCATCTAAGACGTTGGCTACAGAGGCAGAAATAGTTATAGAAAGTGAAGGAAATGAATTCATAACTATAGCATCGTTAACGGGAAATAATATAAGAAAAGAAAATAAAGAAATATTTCAAAGAGTCAAAAAAACAAAGAATTCTTTTGTTATATTTAATAATGAAATAAATCTTGATAATTTTCAATTTACTTCAGTTACTAAGGAAAAGAAGGCAATTGCATGTATTCCAGTGATAATGTGCTATAATGATAGTTCTTTATTTAGAAGTCAACAAATTTTAAAACGACCAGTTATAAATGGATATATATATATTAGTTCTGAAAAATTTATGAATAACATAAGTAAAAGAAGCATAGATAATTGCATAAAATTAGTTAATCTTATAGCTTATATAATAGATAAATATCAATTGAATATTAGTTGTTCAATTGATAAGCTAACAGGTGCATATACTAGAAAATATTTAGAAGAAAAATTAAGTGAAAGTATTGAATATGCCAATTTTAATAATGATAAATTTTCAATAATAATGTTTGATTTGGATCACTTTAAAAATATAAATGACACATTTGGACATCAAGTAGGTGATAAAGTATTGCACAGCGTTTGCAATACAGTTATGCATAACTTGCGAGGTGAGGATATTTGTGGTAGATATGGAGGAGAAGAATTTATAGCAGTACTTCCTGGGGTTGATAATAAGGAAGCACTAAAAATTGCTGAGAGAATTAGGATGGCAATAGAAGAAAGTAAAATTATAGGGGATGAAACTCTCATAACAATTAGTGCAGGAATAGCTACTTATCCATGTCAAGCACAGTTAAAAAGAGAGTTGATAGAAAAAGCAGATCAAGCATTATATATGGCTAAAGACTTAGGGAGAAATAGATGTCAGATATGGAGAAGTGAATTTGGTAATAAAGTTAAAGTAACTAGCAAACTAACAGGAATAATCTCAGGGAATTTTCCACAAGATTCTAGAAATGTTCTTGGAATGATTGAATTAATGGATATAATAAGTGAAAGTATAAAAATTGAAGAAAAAATACATAAAATTTTAGGACATATAATAGGAATAACAGAAGCAGAATATGCTAATTTAATATTTATGGATGAAAATAATAATATATTTGAAAGCTTTGGAAGAAAAAGACTTCAAGAAGATTGGTCATATGAGTACTCCTGTAACGAAAAAATTATTGAAAAAGTTATACAACAAAGACAAGGTATATGTGTTATGGATTGGAATGAAGCATTTAACTATGATCTATTAACAGTTTTACCAGAGTGGTATTCAATAATGGCTATTCCAATTACAAAAAATGATATTATAAAATCTATATTATATTTATCTGTACCTTGTAAAATCAAAAAATTTAGTAGAGATGAATTAAATTTTGTTACTATTCTTAGTAGAATAATAACATATATAAATTAA
- a CDS encoding NRAMP family divalent metal transporter: MGNKDKRNWSVILGAAFLMATSAIGPGFLTQSTTFTGKLGANFGFIILISIIFDIGAQLNIWRIIVVSKKRGQEIANLVIPGLGYFISGIVVLGGLAFNIGNIGGAGLGLNALFNIDEKIGAIISAVIAIGVFLIKDAQRAMDRFAQIMGLIMIVVTLYIVGTSHPPVTSAVVKTFLPEKIDMMAIITLVGGTVGGYITFAGGHRLLDAGITGEENISKMNRSCFTGIGIASLMRIFLFLATLGIIAQGFVLDPMNPPASVFKFAAGNIGYKIFGIVMWSAAITSVIGSAYTSVSFIKTLGSKVEKNSNMITILFIILSTIIFVFVGKPVKVMILVGALNGLILPITLGTMLIAAYKKSIVGNYKHPIWMAIFGGVVVIVMTYLGVNTLITEILKILN; encoded by the coding sequence ATGGGGAATAAGGATAAAAGAAACTGGAGCGTAATATTAGGGGCAGCATTTTTAATGGCTACATCAGCTATAGGACCAGGCTTTTTAACTCAAAGTACAACATTTACAGGAAAGCTTGGGGCAAATTTTGGATTTATAATTTTGATATCTATTATATTTGATATAGGAGCACAATTAAATATATGGAGAATAATAGTTGTTTCTAAAAAAAGAGGACAAGAAATAGCTAATTTAGTTATACCGGGACTTGGATATTTTATATCTGGAATTGTAGTTTTAGGTGGACTTGCATTTAATATAGGAAATATAGGGGGAGCAGGATTAGGGCTAAATGCATTATTTAATATAGATGAAAAAATAGGTGCTATTATTAGTGCAGTTATAGCTATTGGTGTATTTTTAATTAAAGATGCTCAACGGGCGATGGATAGATTTGCTCAAATTATGGGGTTAATAATGATAGTGGTTACATTATATATAGTGGGTACTTCTCATCCACCAGTGACTAGTGCTGTAGTTAAGACTTTTTTACCGGAGAAGATAGATATGATGGCTATAATAACTTTAGTGGGTGGAACTGTAGGAGGATACATTACATTTGCAGGAGGTCATAGGTTATTAGATGCTGGAATAACTGGAGAAGAAAATATTTCAAAGATGAATAGAAGCTGTTTTACTGGTATAGGAATAGCTTCGCTTATGAGAATATTTTTATTTTTGGCAACGTTGGGGATTATAGCACAAGGTTTTGTATTAGATCCAATGAATCCACCGGCATCAGTATTTAAATTTGCAGCTGGGAATATAGGATATAAAATTTTTGGTATTGTCATGTGGTCAGCGGCTATAACTTCAGTTATTGGTTCAGCATATACATCAGTATCTTTTATTAAGACTTTGGGTAGTAAGGTAGAAAAAAATTCAAATATGATAACAATCTTATTTATTATATTGTCTACTATAATATTTGTATTTGTAGGTAAGCCTGTTAAAGTAATGATATTGGTTGGAGCGTTAAATGGATTAATACTTCCAATTACTTTAGGAACAATGCTAATTGCAGCTTATAAAAAAAGTATAGTAGGAAATTATAAGCATCCAATATGGATGGCTATTTTTGGAGGTGTAGTTGTTATAGTGATGACTTATTTAGGAGTTAATACACTTATAACAGAAATACTAAAAATACTTAACTAA
- a CDS encoding LamB/YcsF family protein: protein MNFIDLNCDMGESFGAYSIGHDKEILKYVSSANIACGFHAGDPIVMHNTVKMALESNVAIGAHVGFQDLMGFGRRIINISPREAYDITVYQLGALYGFTKAQGGSIKHVKPHGALYNMAAIDEKIAKAIVEAIYDVDNELVLFGLSGSKLIKIGERVGLRTANEVFADRTYTDKGTLTPRSEKNALIKDNTECINQVISMIKEGKVTSCGGKEVTIKADTICIHGDGDKALDFVKDIRVALKQNGVIIKGV, encoded by the coding sequence ATGAACTTTATAGATTTAAACTGTGATATGGGAGAAAGCTTTGGAGCCTATAGTATAGGACATGATAAAGAAATATTAAAATATGTATCATCAGCTAATATTGCATGTGGATTTCATGCTGGAGATCCAATAGTTATGCATAATACTGTTAAAATGGCATTAGAAAGTAATGTTGCTATAGGTGCGCATGTGGGATTTCAAGATTTGATGGGTTTTGGAAGGAGAATAATAAATATTTCTCCAAGAGAAGCTTATGATATAACAGTTTATCAACTGGGCGCATTATATGGATTCACAAAAGCCCAGGGAGGTTCTATAAAACATGTAAAACCTCATGGAGCTTTATATAACATGGCAGCTATAGATGAAAAAATAGCAAAAGCTATTGTAGAAGCAATATATGATGTTGATAATGAATTGGTTTTATTTGGACTTTCGGGAAGTAAGTTGATAAAAATAGGTGAAAGGGTAGGTCTTAGGACTGCAAATGAGGTTTTTGCAGATAGAACATATACAGATAAAGGAACACTAACACCCAGAAGTGAAAAAAATGCTTTAATTAAAGATAATACTGAATGTATAAATCAAGTAATTAGTATGATAAAAGAAGGAAAAGTTACATCTTGTGGGGGCAAGGAAGTAACTATTAAGGCTGATACAATATGTATTCATGGAGATGGAGATAAGGCTTTAGATTTTGTTAAAGATATAAGAGTGGCTTTAAAACAAAATGGAGTAATAATTAAAGGAGTTTAG
- a CDS encoding 5-oxoprolinase subunit B family protein — protein sequence MVYDKLMTIKPMGDCAITLKFSEDINIDTHLKIKSLSEYLDKNPFKWMVEYVPSFVSLTIFYNPLEVIKEFSEKSDIPFNIVKSQIEKVLSKLEDKVIDNPKIVEIPVCYGGEFGPDLSFVAEHNNLTVEEVIDIHLSFENRVYMIGFAPGFPYLAGMSNRISTPGGWQLIGRTPVDLFNPQSESPSLLKAGDIVKFKKISRKEYYEIKYSKEEKILKWA from the coding sequence ATGGTATATGACAAATTAATGACAATAAAACCTATGGGAGATTGTGCAATTACACTAAAATTTAGTGAAGATATTAACATAGATACACATTTAAAAATAAAATCCTTATCGGAATACTTGGATAAAAATCCATTTAAATGGATGGTTGAGTATGTACCATCATTTGTGTCACTAACGATATTTTATAATCCTTTAGAAGTTATTAAAGAATTTAGTGAAAAAAGTGATATTCCATTTAACATAGTAAAATCACAAATTGAAAAAGTATTAAGTAAATTAGAGGATAAAGTAATTGACAATCCTAAAATTGTTGAAATTCCAGTATGCTATGGTGGCGAATTTGGTCCAGATTTAAGTTTTGTAGCAGAACATAATAATTTAACTGTAGAAGAAGTAATAGATATTCATTTAAGTTTTGAAAATAGAGTGTATATGATTGGATTTGCTCCAGGATTTCCGTATCTTGCTGGAATGTCAAATAGAATATCAACTCCTGGTGGATGGCAATTGATAGGAAGGACACCAGTTGATTTATTTAATCCACAAAGTGAATCTCCAAGTCTTCTTAAAGCCGGTGATATAGTAAAATTCAAAAAAATTTCAAGAAAAGAATATTATGAAATTAAGTATTCAAAAGAAGAGAAAATATTGAAATGGGCATAA
- a CDS encoding L-lactate dehydrogenase — translation MNPKKTKISIIGAGFVGSTTAYALMMSSLVSELVIVDINKDRATGEAMDLAHGVSFVSPVNIYAGDYSDTKDSDIVIITAGAAQKPGETRLDLINKNFNIFKSIIPEITKHSPNSILLVVSNPVDILTYITYKLSGFPKERVIGSGTVLDTSRFRYLLSEHFDIDARNIHTYIMGEHGDSEIATWSTTTVAGMNIQEYCDNFCHQCDGLQKYDIENSVKNAAYEVIEKKGATYYAIGLAVKRIVYAILRDENSILTVSSLLEGQYGLNDIYLGIPSIVGSTGIKKALEVSLNETESTKLINSANTLKQYIDKLSF, via the coding sequence ATGAATCCAAAAAAAACTAAAATATCGATAATTGGCGCTGGATTTGTCGGATCAACTACAGCTTATGCACTAATGATGTCATCACTAGTGTCTGAACTAGTAATAGTAGATATAAATAAGGATAGAGCCACTGGAGAAGCTATGGACTTAGCCCACGGAGTTTCTTTTGTAAGTCCTGTAAATATATATGCTGGTGATTATAGCGATACAAAAGATTCAGATATCGTAATAATTACTGCTGGTGCAGCTCAAAAACCAGGTGAAACTAGACTTGATTTAATTAATAAGAATTTTAACATTTTTAAATCAATAATTCCTGAAATAACAAAACATAGCCCTAATTCAATACTTTTAGTTGTTTCAAATCCTGTAGATATATTAACTTATATCACTTATAAATTATCAGGATTCCCAAAAGAAAGAGTAATCGGATCTGGTACAGTACTTGATACTTCAAGATTTAGATACTTATTAAGCGAACACTTTGACATAGATGCTAGAAATATTCACACATACATTATGGGTGAACATGGTGACTCTGAAATTGCTACTTGGAGTACAACAACTGTCGCTGGTATGAATATACAAGAATATTGTGATAATTTCTGTCATCAATGTGATGGATTACAAAAATATGATATCGAAAATAGTGTTAAAAATGCAGCCTATGAAGTTATAGAAAAGAAAGGTGCAACTTATTATGCAATAGGTCTTGCAGTTAAACGTATTGTTTATGCAATTTTAAGAGATGAAAACTCTATACTAACTGTTTCAAGTCTTCTTGAAGGACAATATGGTCTTAATGACATTTACCTTGGAATTCCTTCAATAGTAGGTTCTACTGGAATTAAAAAAGCACTAGAAGTTTCTCTAAATGAAACAGAATCAACTAAATTAATCAATTCTGCTAACACATTAAAACAATATATAGATAAATTATCATTTTAA